A region of the Yarrowia lipolytica chromosome 1C, complete sequence genome:
CGTCTCTGCACAGTTTTGTATGGTGGACGGTTCGCTCTGATGTAGAGTGGGTTGAAATGAATCGCTTCGTGCTGAGATCACTGGTGGTCAGATGGACCTAGATAGGCAAAATGAGATGTGAGGACACATGAGACACACCATGGCAATATACGCAGTGCCATATGATCAGCCCATCTGCAGAAAGCAGTGCCGCATGGCCCATATATCTGCTCATAGCCTCGATTTTGTCATATGTGACTCCCACCCCCCCTGTGTCCAATGTGTCCTACACGTGTCGAATCGTCACACCAACAGTGCAGATGCACACAGTGCGCCCAAGGTTGGAGACATCCGCCTCCTCTTCACTTTGCCCATCACCTCATAGTCGCAAACACCCATCCATGTTCTATCAGTTCGTCTATCATACTCACTTTAGCCTGTGTGTCGTTCGTTGTTCCAAAGAGTGTCCTTGCGGTTGTCTAATTCTAGTATCGATGATGTGTCGTTTTGCAACTGAGTCTGTGTGAGGAGGCTTTTGTGTTGGTGAGTATCACTGTCGTTAGTGTATCGCTGTCGCAAGTATCCGGTTCTGTATCTGTGAGTATCTGGATCCGTATATTGTACCTGGTTTTCGGTCCTTTGGTGTTGTGTGCGTGTGTGAATCTGGGCCGATTATGGGAAAAAATGCAAGTAGTTAGAGAGAGTCGTTAGAGCGAGTTGTGGAGAGGGTCGTGAAGAGAGTCGCAGAGAGTCGTTGAGGGACTGAGTAATCGAGAGGGCTCGTTCTTCTCCGTTCTGCGTCGCTCGTTGTGGTTTTTATTTCTTTGGCAAAGCTCGACAAGTGGtggaaaaaagacaatGATGAGGTTCAGTGGTCTCAAAATCTAGCTTCTGGACTTGTCAAAACAGTCCGTGAGTAAAGGGGTCCAACCGTAACCGCGATAGGCTTTTTCGGAGGGGATACACCTCGAGCAAGACAGACAGGGGATAGTAGTGTTGTGAGGGGAGACGAGAAATAGATAGCTAGCGGGCGTCTAATTACGGGGTGCGAGTAATTATTAGTTTGacgcctttttttttttctctctcttcttttgCTCTTTCTTTGGCTTCTCCGTCTTGGATTCCTGGGTTTTTCGTGGCTCTTTttacactacaagtatgagcACCCAACCCAACCCAGCCTGAAGTTGCCTCATTAAAAATACTGACTGCCTTCAGACGTTTTTTTAAAATTAGTCTTTCTATGTACGGCAATGACAGACTATAGATGATATTGCGATGGTGCGACGGAACAACTGGAGTAAGAGAAGATCTccaaccaaaaaaaaaaaaaaaaaaaaaaaaccagcTTCAAAACGGATAAACCGGATAGAATTACAACCAAAGATCTGCTGTCCTCTGTAGTACCAATAATGGGTGGAATTTACAACAATTCCTCTCCCTAACCAAGTTTTCTCCCTCCCGCATCCCAACCCAAACGCGACGCGAGATAAATAAACTAGACTCACATTAATTGACATGATAGAGGTACATGGCTGGTCCAGTGACGTGAACCGACAGCATCGGAAAAGCTCCTtgacaaacacacacacagtgACACATAACGACCtagggtcacgtgagccaCCCCTCCTcccgcctcctcctcccccacGCTCCCGcttggtcttctcaacTCCGCTCTTAGTGCAACTTCTGAGACAACCCTAACCTGCTTGACGGGTTAATCTCCCTAAAAGGTATGGTCATTAAAATGGAGCCCAGCCAACAGCAAGGGCAAACTTGTCCATAATCCACCAAGAAAAAAGCAACAATGAATGATTTTCacatctgctgctgccgtAGTCTCCAGTCTTGGCAatctcttcttccgaaGGATGTGTAGGGTAGATCGTATGTGTTTATTTGTAGGCTTATTCACTTCCCCATGATCCCCCCCCACTAAAAAATATTCTGCAATACGAGTAATAATATATTCCACGAGCCAGAATGTAAACAAACAAATAGACAGCAGACGACACAACTCCAGAACCACACTAGAAGACGTAAACCCCGACTGAACGAGGTTTCCAAGCCCTCCACACCCTGCTCCTAGACCCTAACCCATTCCGCTTTTCTCCACGTTAAACCCTTCTACAATACTCCCAGTGTTGCTCCAGGCCCCCCCCTTGAAGATCGGCCATGGATCTGCGTGCAGCCAAAACGCGCAACGTGGCGGAACCGAATGCGACAGCGACAAAcccagtcacgtgacgcgATGTGAAAGCAGAGGtctgactacaagtagttgtgtgtgtgggggGGGAGGAAGCACGTCACGCGACTTGCCCGGCCGCGTCCTGGTCCACATGTGATCTGCCTGCGTCCCCGCCGTAATACAGGTGCTCGTATCGGTTCTCCCCACATCCGCTTCATACCCCTGTCCGCCGTCTGCAAGGGGCGGGCGATAGTGTGTTGTAGTGCGCGTGCGATTCACGTGAGCGATATGTAACCCTAGAAGTTAGGGGAGAACTTTTTGATTAGTAAGCGGAACTGTGGAGCTGTGAGCGGCGTAGTGGAGTTATTTGTCCATAAATGGAGTTAATTTAGTCGATATTGTGGGGAGGTGTTGAAACTGTGCgttcagtacatacttgtaggttgAGTGGCTGTGATGAGTGAAGTAAGTTTCAACAAGTTTTCCAACAAGAATGCATACAAGGTGGCTTTGAAACGGAGGTATTCCAGCATGAGATGGTTTTTTGTGAGTGAGTGCTTTTTCTTTGTTTGCTGAATACTGTTTGAGTCGGTAGAACATTTGGAGCGAGTAATTGAGGGTCGTTATCTGTCTCATTGGTGTTCATTCGCTAATGTTCACCTTCACTGTGTTCCACTAGCTCCAGCTACATGctgtgtacaagtacattacactatgtactgtacatattgttgttgaagtagCTCAGCCAGTTGGAGAAGATAACGCTGACTGTTTCGGCCATTTTAGGAGAGTCTTTCACCTTCATAATATGTTGCAGTCTCTCAGATCTTACAAAgtgttcttctcgtcctgTTTCATTCGGCCCAAAGACATTACGCCACGAGAATTGGTTGAAACAATCAAAATCAAGTCAGTGGAATTTCCAGTGGAAGATCTTTTATGTCAGCTTTTGTAACACAACGAAACTATACTCCTTCCCCAGTTTGTGGCTGCTAGCAGAAGGCGAGAGGTGTGGGTCACGGGAAAGTACGGGAGAGTCCTGAGAGTCCTGAGAGTCCTGAGAGTCCTGAGAGTCCTGAGAGTCCTGAGAGTCCTGAGAGTCCTGAGAGTCCTGAGAGTCCTGAGAGTCCTGAGAAAGTCCCGAGAAAGTCCTGAGAAAGTCCTGAGAAAGTCCTGATGAGTATTTACCGTAGGTACCGTACAAGTGAGGCCGTATTACATTAAATTTAAGTACGTACAAGTGTTAAAGAAGTTGAaagctcttcttcttgtggCTTGACTATAGAAGAGTTCCTTTCTTATCCTGATACTCCTTTAGTTCAATTGCTTCCTACGAGgacgtactgtacaacaCAGCTATCGTACCCCACACAGCCATAAAAGTAGCTAATGGGAAGATTTTGGCCATCCACCACTTTTACAATGGAATGGATTTCATTCATGCTATACAGATTGCTGTCACTTATACACACGCTGCCATTACTCTACGAGTGAGTACTCatgcacttgtacatacagtactgtaccctaCCAGTAGCACATCATTTGTATGCGTAGTGTATCACCAATCTATGACAGTTTTCTGTAACCAGTTGAACTAGAGGAATTTCAGGTGACCAATCAGCTCCGAATCTAACAGTGATTCGATTCTACGTTTttcctacttgtacaaataATTGATGGTGTTCACTTCAGCGTCTATGTTCACGGCAACCAGTCTCACTCAATTCTCCCCCAGGTTTCCCCAAACGAAAGTGCAGTCAGTTCAGTTCCAACTCAAGCCGAATTTACCAGCAATAACACGTCCTTGCTTCCCTTTCCAATCAACCATTGTTCACCTCGATGACCCCCACACCCCCACTTGACTCACCTTGCCCCCACACACCCCTCTTATCCCATCACACAACGGATCATAAGCCTGTCCTCATCGCCTTCTCGGTCCCTTTGAGTAAGAGACAATGTAGAGCTCACATCTGGAGCAAGCCCAGCTGAGGATGGACATTGGAATGGGGCTGGGACTGACTGGGACTGACTGAGACTGGGACTGAAGCTGGAGTAGGCTGGGCCAGTGCTGGGGTACAAGCTTCTGCTTGAGACCCTGTCCAGTATCAATACCAATTGTTTTTTGGGTGTCCTCCAGACTTGATAGACGctctactcgtaccttCAGTTCGATGCATCCATGTCCCATCTCCGACTTGGACAAAGAGCAGTATTGGGGCTACTCAATATGAAGTTTTTGGCGCCACGCCTGTTGTTGATATATTGACACAATGGGTGggtacagcatgtacagtacagtatgtacagtaagcCGAAATTGGACCCATCTCGTACCGAATGAATTGGGGTGTATTCACCTGTTGCCACTGCTTAACGCCTCATCTCCATTTATTCACTCACACTCGTATACTTTGATGCTCCGAGGACTCCAAGCTCAAAGTGTGAGGTAAACTCTTTCGAACTGGCGAGCTGTTGTACAGACTGCTGTCATCCACGCTAGAAAGGACCTGGCAATCGATCTCGGCTACCGAATCCCGGCCCATGTACCCGGATTTTGTCCATCAAACGTCGCTTGCCCTCAATTCGGTTTCTCGCATATCTctgatctcctcctcccgaCATTCGCGGTATCTTTTTTTGCCCTGGATTTAGTCCCCAGTCTGGATGGCATTTAGGTTGTGGCCATTTAGACTCCCGTCCTCACGAGACTCCAGACAATGATCCGTCTGAAACAACCCAGCGATTGTGAACACGAGGATACACACGGGCCCAGAAGGGTTAAAACTTCCCCAGATGGAGTCTGATGGGGCCAGTGAGAACCATCTTGTACCTTCTAGAGCTGTTTGTAAGTCACCAATTGGTTCGTATGTCCTTCTCGGAGATGGTCAGCTTGGCCACTATGCATCTCTCTTTTTCCGTGAGTTTCCGTCTCTAATTGTCGTCACTTGCGTCTGTCATTCCCATCTGCATTCTCCCTGTTTACTCTCCCACACAGCCGTTGCTCTCAATGCACTCCATCTCAGTCTATCGCAGACGCTCCATCTTTCCACGGTGCAATCAGTCCAATCAAGACCACGCTGTTATCTCATTAGAGTTCCGTTATCTCCCAATTTATCTGGCTATATGAAAGTTTGTTGAGGGGGTGCGGAAGACGAGTAAGAACGATGATTGCGTTGTAGGGAGCATTCCAGTGCGAAATGTGGCGATATTGGTATTCAAATATGTGCATTTGGTAGTGAATTTCGTTCTTAACGCTCCAGTTTTCGATTTACGCCACTCTAACACCACCTTAACCCTCCCTGGCGAATCCCCACTTATCATTTTTTGCTCCCAATTGACCTGCATATACTTTGTCTGCATGCAGACTAGACACACTCAGATTGTACCACGATGGGGTCTAGATTGTCATGATCCAAACCCGTCAAAATATAAAATGAGGAACAAATCCACTAATACTACACCACTAACAGCTGCAACAAGCACCCAGCCATGCACAGACTATCACAACTAGCTACACAAACAACCGCGGCCACCATCACCGCAGGTCATCCTCTTGatcctctctctccctccgAAATCGAACATGCCGCTTCCATCGTCAAATCGCAGATGCGAGACTCGTCTCCGTACCGGTTCAATCTCATCACGCTGATCGAGCCGCCCAAGGCCGAGCTTCTTGCGTGGGAGGCGTCGCCTTCCTCGGTGGCCAAACCTCCTCGACGAGCGGAGGTCGTACTCGTTGTGAGAGGCAAGAAGGGCGTCACCGAGGGCCGGGTCTGTCTCACCGGCTCAAAGGTGCTTTCGTGGTCCGAAATTGAGGGCGTCCAGCCTATTCTTACCGTTGACGACCTCCAAAAGGTCGAGGAAATTGTGCGACAGGACCCCGAAGTCATCAAGCAGTGCAAACTCATTGGAGTTGACAACATGTCCCAGGTGTACTGTGATCCCTGGACTATTGGCTATGACGAAAGATGGGGTGCCGAACGACGTCTACAGCAGGCGTTCCTCTACTTCCGAGCCCACCAGGACGACTCCCAGTACTCCCATCCTCTTGACTTCACTCCAATCTACGACGCCACGGAGCAGAAAGTCATCTTTATTGATATTCCTCCCGTTCGTCGACCTCTCTCCAAGCTTAAGAATTCCAACTTCAACCCTCAGGATATCTCCAAGACTACCGGTTACAGAGACGTGAAGCCCATCGACGTGTCTCAGCCCGAAGGAGTCAACTTCAAGATGACCGGTCGAATCATGGAGTGGCAGGGATTCCGATTTCACGTGGGATTCAACTACAGAGAGGGAATTGTGCTGTCTCAGATCTCTTTCAACGACCATGGTAACCAGCGAAACATGTTCCATCGTCTCTCTCTCGTTGAAATGGTTGTTCCCTACGGAAACCCCGAGCACCCTCACCAGCGAAAGCACGCCTTTGATCTGGGAGAGTACGGAGCCGGTCTCATGACCAATCCTCTTTCCCTCGGATGTGATTGCAAGGGAGTCATTCACTACCTTGATGCGCACTTTTCCGACGCCGAAGGAAAGCCTCTCACTGTTCCCAACGCTGTGTGTATCCACGAGGAGGACAATGGTCTGCTTTTCAAGCACTCTGACTTCCGAGACGAGTTCCAGACTTCGATCGTCACTCGAGCTACCAAGCTCATTTTGTCGCAGATTTTCACCGCCGCA
Encoded here:
- a CDS encoding uncharacterized protein (Compare to YALI0C22792g, similar to CA2809|CaAMO1 Candida albicans CaAMO1 amine oxidase), whose protein sequence is MHRLSQLATQTTAATITAGHPLDPLSPSEIEHAASIVKSQMRDSSPYRFNLITLIEPPKAELLAWEASPSSVAKPPRRAEVVLVVRGKKGVTEGRVCLTGSKVLSWSEIEGVQPILTVDDLQKVEEIVRQDPEVIKQCKLIGVDNMSQVYCDPWTIGYDERWGAERRLQQAFLYFRAHQDDSQYSHPLDFTPIYDATEQKVIFIDIPPVRRPLSKLKNSNFNPQDISKTTGYRDVKPIDVSQPEGVNFKMTGRIMEWQGFRFHVGFNYREGIVLSQISFNDHGNQRNMFHRLSLVEMVVPYGNPEHPHQRKHAFDLGEYGAGLMTNPLSLGCDCKGVIHYLDAHFSDAEGKPLTVPNAVCIHEEDNGLLFKHSDFRDEFQTSIVTRATKLILSQIFTAANYEYCVYWIFHQDGTIQLEIKLTGILNTFPCNPGEDLHGWGTEVYPGTNAHNHQHLFSLRIHPAIDSQLHPGNSVAMVDAERSPFPPGHPENLHGNGFRPKRTVFNNPIEAMTDYDGNTSRTWDFFNPKSINQYSKKPASYKLVSRECPPLLPQPGGLVWNRAGFARHHMHVVPYVDGQLYPAGRFVCQTSGKPSRGLPEWIEQCGEKANINDTDVVAYHTFGLTHFPAPEDFPLMPAEPMTLLLRPRNFFLQNPALDVPPSHARTTTEAQAASGAKVVSLTDKVSQLAFNKSCCSK